Below is a window of Streptomyces genisteinicus DNA.
GGCACCTCCCTCCTCGGCACCTCCCACCGCCAGGCCCCGGTCAAGAACCTGGTCGGCGAGGTCCGCGAGGGCGTGCGCGAGCTGTTCTCGCTGCCCGAGGGGTACGAGGTGATCCTGGGCAACGGCGGCTCCACCGCCTTCTGGGACGTCGCGACCCACGGGCTGATCGAGAACAAGTCCCAGCACCTGTCGTTCGGCGAGTTCTCCTCCAAGTTCGCGAAGGCCGCCAAGCAGGCGCCGTGGCTGGCCGAGCCGACCGTGATCTCCTCCGACCCGGGCACCCACCCCGAGGCGCGGGCCGAGGCCGGCGTCGACGTGTACGGCCTCACCCACAACGAGACCTCCACCGGTGTCGCCGCCCCCGTCAAGCGGGTCGCCGGTGCCGACGAGGGCGCGCTCGTGCTGGTCGACGCCACCTCGGGTGCCGGCGGTCTGCCCGTCGACATCGCCGAGTCGGACGTCTACTACTTCGCCCCGCAGAAGTCCTTCGCCGCCGACGGCGGCCTGTGGGTCGCCGTGTTCTCGCCGGCCGCGATCGAGCGCGCCGAGCGCGTCCACGCGTCCGGCCGCCACGTCCCGGAGTTCTTCAGCCTCCCGACGGCGATCGACAACTCCCGCAAGAACCAGACGTACAACACCCCGGCGCTGTCGACCCTCTTCCTGCTGAACGAGCAGCTTAAGTGGATCAACGGCCAGGGCGGTCTGGACTGGGCGGTGCGCCGCACGGCCACCTCCTCGCGCACCCTGTACGGCTGGGCCGAGGCGTCGAAGTACGCCAACCCCTTCGTCGTCGACCCGGCCAAGCGTTCCCAGGTCATCGGCACCATCGACTTCGCCGACGAGATCGACGCGGCCGCCGTGGCCAAGGTGCTGCGCGCCAACGGCGTGGTGGACACCGAGCCCTACCGCAAGCTGGGCCGCAACCAGCTGCGCGTGGCGATGTTCCCGGCGATCGAGCCGTCGGACGTCGAGGCGCTCACGGCGTGCATCGACCACGTCATCGAGAAGCTCTGACACCTCCGTCGCATCCACCCCGCGGGGCGCCGGCCGGTCACGGCCGGCGCCCCGCGGGCGTCCCCCGCCCGACGGTGCGGGCGGCCGCTTCCCCCGGGGGTGTCAGCGGCTGAGGCGCTGGAAGCGGCGGATCGCGAGGGGTGCGAAGACGGCCGTGATCACGAGCGGCCACACCACCGCCATGAGCAGGGCGTTCTCCTGGATCCAGCTGCCGTCGCCCGCCACGGGGTTGCCGAAGAGCTCGCGGGCGGCCGCCGCCGTCGAGGAGATCGGGTTCCACGCGGCGATCACGCCCAGCCAGTCAGGCATGGTCGACGGCGGCACGAAGACGCTGGAGATCATCGTGAGCGGGAACGCCACCGCGTACAGCCCGCCGGCGGCCTCCTGGTTGGGGACGACCAGGCCCAGCACGATGCCCACCCAGATCAGGCAGAAGCGCAGGAGCAGCAGCAGTCCGAAGGCGCCCAGGGAGGCGGCGAGGCCGGAGTCGGCGCGCCAGCCCATGGCGAGGGCCGTCGCGGCGAGGATGGCGAGTTCGGCGCAGGCGACGATCAGGTCGTTGACGCCCCGGCCGGTGACGACGGCGGAGGGGGCCATCGGCATCGAACGGAAGCGGTCGACGACACCCTTGGTCACGTCGGCGACGACCGCGATCGCGGTGTTCATGAAGCCGAAGGCCATGGTCATGGCGAACATGCCGGGCATCAGGAAGTCGCGGACGCTGCCGCCGTCGGGCGACTTCATCGCGCCGCCGAAGACGTAGCCGTACAGCAGCACGGAGACGATCGGGAAGCCGAGCTGCCAGGCGATCAGCACGGGTTGGCGCTGGTAGTGGGTGAGACCGCGGCGGACGACGTTCCAGCAGTCGGCGACGGCCCAGTAGGCGCGGCCGTGGGTGTCCGCGGGCATCAGGTCCACGGTGCCGGGGGCGCTCATGCCAGGGCCTCCGCCGGCTCGGGGCGCACCTCGGGGCGGGGGTCCCGGTCCGCGGCGTGGCCGGTCAGCCGGAGGAACACGTCGTCGAGGCTGGGTCTGCGCAGTCCGATGTCCTCCACCGGGATCCCTTCGTCCTGGAGTGTGCGGGCCACCTCGGTCAGGGCGGCGACCCGGTCGGTGACGGGTGCGTGGACGCGGCGTCCGGTCTCGTCCACGACCGGTTCGGCGGAGGCGGCGCGGGCCACGGTCCGGGCGACGGCCGCGAGGTCGGCGGTGTCGCGGGCCACCACCTCGACACGGTCGCCGCCGATGCGGTCCTTCAGCCCGTCGGGGGTGTCGTCGGCGATGGCCCGGCCGCGGTCGATGACGGTGATGCGGGAGGCCAGTTTGTCGGCCTCCTCCAGGTACTGGGTGGTGAGCAGGACGGTGGTGCCCCCGGCGACGAGGCGGCGCACCGCGTCCCACACCTCGCCGCGGGAACGCGGGTCCAGTCCGGTGGTCGGCTCGTCGAGGAAGAGCACCTGGGGCGCGAGGATCAT
It encodes the following:
- the serC gene encoding phosphoserine transaminase encodes the protein MADIQIPADIKPADGRFGAGPSKVRTEALDALAATGTSLLGTSHRQAPVKNLVGEVREGVRELFSLPEGYEVILGNGGSTAFWDVATHGLIENKSQHLSFGEFSSKFAKAAKQAPWLAEPTVISSDPGTHPEARAEAGVDVYGLTHNETSTGVAAPVKRVAGADEGALVLVDATSGAGGLPVDIAESDVYYFAPQKSFAADGGLWVAVFSPAAIERAERVHASGRHVPEFFSLPTAIDNSRKNQTYNTPALSTLFLLNEQLKWINGQGGLDWAVRRTATSSRTLYGWAEASKYANPFVVDPAKRSQVIGTIDFADEIDAAAVAKVLRANGVVDTEPYRKLGRNQLRVAMFPAIEPSDVEALTACIDHVIEKL
- a CDS encoding ABC transporter permease, which codes for MSAPGTVDLMPADTHGRAYWAVADCWNVVRRGLTHYQRQPVLIAWQLGFPIVSVLLYGYVFGGAMKSPDGGSVRDFLMPGMFAMTMAFGFMNTAIAVVADVTKGVVDRFRSMPMAPSAVVTGRGVNDLIVACAELAILAATALAMGWRADSGLAASLGAFGLLLLLRFCLIWVGIVLGLVVPNQEAAGGLYAVAFPLTMISSVFVPPSTMPDWLGVIAAWNPISSTAAAARELFGNPVAGDGSWIQENALLMAVVWPLVITAVFAPLAIRRFQRLSR
- a CDS encoding ATP-binding cassette domain-containing protein produces the protein MEEHAVVAEGIEKRYGDKHALDGFDLVVRQGTVHGLLGPNGAGKTTAVRVLATLLRFDAGYARVAGLDVRRDPRGVRARIGLAGQYAAVDEILTGRQNLEMFGRLFHLGGRRARLRATELLERFDLVEAGDKGVGTYSGGMRRRLDLASSMILAPQVLFLDEPTTGLDPRSRGEVWDAVRRLVAGGTTVLLTTQYLEEADKLASRITVIDRGRAIADDTPDGLKDRIGGDRVEVVARDTADLAAVARTVARAASAEPVVDETGRRVHAPVTDRVAALTEVARTLQDEGIPVEDIGLRRPSLDDVFLRLTGHAADRDPRPEVRPEPAEALA